In Xyrauchen texanus isolate HMW12.3.18 chromosome 27, RBS_HiC_50CHRs, whole genome shotgun sequence, one genomic interval encodes:
- the LOC127621459 gene encoding LOW QUALITY PROTEIN: E3 ubiquitin-protein ligase NEURL3-like (The sequence of the model RefSeq protein was modified relative to this genomic sequence to represent the inferred CDS: deleted 2 bases in 1 codon) codes for MTEKYKDKKMADKANESLCVCHKYSSLEALSFDARVKGRLITLSEGGRRATRDRSSFRNGLVFSGRPVKIREKVRLLVVEHSMCEWHGSVRVGFANCLPEQTHLPSMAIPDLTKYPQYTAAIVPEDICSPGLEFEFWLDTDARLCIRSSDGTSYMKRTTLNIHRPIWAIVDVYGKTSAVLLLGSKKKGLFWTYRSCPALTHIKHTKDNGGYKDINKEMLDRMKNQMSNLHLDNRDSDSENCVVCYSGVSTTLLGCGHKCVCAVCALKVYEMFGTCPLCRQRISSIKVY; via the exons ATGACAGAGAAATATAAGGATAAGAAGATGGCAGATAAGGCAAATG AATCACTCTGCGTGTGTCACAAGTACAGCAGTCTGGAAGCGCTTTCTTTCGACGCACGTGTGAAAGGGCGCCTCATAACGCTGAGTGAGGGCGGTCGACGGGCGACCAGGGACCGCTCGTCTTTCCGCAACGGTCTGGTGTTCAGCGGGAGACCGGTGAAGATACGAGAGAAGGTGCGCCTGCTAGTGGTCGAGCACTCAATGTGTGAATGGCACGGCTCAGTGCGAGTCGGTTTCGCCAATTGTTTACCA GAGCAGACACATTTACCCTCAATGGCTATCCCAGATTTAACCAAATATCCACAGTATACAGCAGCTATAGTTCCCGAGGACATCTGTAGTCCTGGCTTAGAGTTCGAGTTCTGGCTTGACACGGATGCACGTCTCTGCATACGAAGCTCTGATGGGACATCATACATGAAGCGGACCACTCTGAATATCCACCGGCCCATCTGGGCGATAGTTGACGTCTATGGAAAGACCAGCGCAGTGCTGCTGCTTG GTTCCAAAAAGAAGGGTCTGTTCTGGACTTATAGGTCTTGTCCTGCtctcacacacataaaacacactAAAGATAATGGTGGCTACAAGGACATCAACAAAGAAATGCTGGACAGAATGAAGAATCAAATGAGCAACCTTCACCTTGacaacagag attcaGACTCCGAGAACTGTGTCGTGTGTTACAGTGGGGTGTCAACAACTCTTCTGGGCTGTGGACATAAATGTGTTTGCGCTGTCTGTGCCTTGAAGGTTTACGAGATGTTTGGGACCTGCCCCTTGTGTCGTCAGCGTATAAGTTCCATCAAGGTTTACTAG